TTTATTATATATAATTTTTTGGTTAGATTTAGCCAATTAAAGCCAGAAAAATCTGTTTGTAGTGTTTAATGCTTTCTATTGATAGCTCAGACCTACAGATGATTAATTACTTTTATTTACATCAATTTATTGATTTACCCGAACAATATATGTACTAAGAAAATTTAGACTTCTTAGTTCTAGAGTCAGAATATTTGTGAGGTAAGTTATGCAGCAATTTGAGTTCTGATGCACTCAAGTCGCGCCACTGGCCTAGTTGTAGTCCATCCAAGTTGAGATGGGCTATGCTCACCCTGATGAGTCGCAAAGTGGGAAACCTTACAGCCGCAGTCATCCGCCGCACCTGACGATTTTTGCCTTCTGTCAAAGTCATTTCTAACCAGGCTGTCGGCACATTTTTACGAAATCTGATGGGTGGATGGCGATCGCCCACTGGTGGATCTTCGGGTAACAGTCTCACTTTTGCAGGTCGAGTGCGGTAATCTTGGATTTCTACACCCGTTTGCAATTTGGTTATAGCATCTGCATCGGGAATCCGCTCTACTTGTACCCAGTAAGTTCGCTGATGGCCAAAACGCGGATCAGAAAGTCGATGTTGCAATTTTCCATCGTTTGTCAACAGTAATAATCCTTCACTATCCCAGTCCAAACGCCCCACAGGATAAACATCAGGCACATCAATATAATCTTTGAGAGTACTATGGTTCGGTGTTTCCTGCGTAAATTGACTGAGGACACCGTAGGGTTTGTGAAAAATCAGATACCGAAAGCTACTAGTCATTAGATATTATCTATTTTTTCTCTACTCCTTAACTTTCCAATAGATAGTTAACAGAGGTTCGTGAGTGAAATTATGCAAAAAATTGGGAATTTTAATAAAAAACACATAAGTGTGAGTTGATTATGCTGA
This window of the Nostoc sp. HK-01 genome carries:
- a CDS encoding pseudouridine synthase, Rsu; this translates as MTSSFRYLIFHKPYGVLSQFTQETPNHSTLKDYIDVPDVYPVGRLDWDSEGLLLLTNDGKLQHRLSDPRFGHQRTYWVQVERIPDADAITKLQTGVEIQDYRTRPAKVRLLPEDPPVGDRHPPIRFRKNVPTAWLEMTLTEGKNRQVRRMTAAVRFPTLRLIRVSIAHLNLDGLQLGQWRDLSASELKLLHNLPHKYSDSRTKKSKFS